The window CTAACCATTTCTAAAGTCCTCCTTTCTATCTGCTCACTTCTTACAGACTGTAATCCTGGTAAGGTTCATAATTCTTTACCTTGTTTTATTCTTCCTTACCTGAAAAATACTTGTTTCCAAAAGCTTTCAAAGGACAAAACTAATTTTTCTGCACAAGTTTGTGAATACAAAAACTAATCGGcttttcaaaagaaagttttaatcaAGTTCAGTCTACTAGTTGAGACACACAACTTCATTAATCAGTATATTCTAGCAACAAGGTATTTTAAACTGAAGACTGACGTAAGTTTGCCTTGGGCTTTTAGTTTCAAttattcttcctcctttttttttcctgttgcttAATTTCCCATAGAGTTCTTATAAAACAAATCAGACACTTCTAAATGTCGAGTCATCTGCCTGGCAAGCCTCACCTGTGCCTCTGGGGTTCAGTGAGCATGTGTCCCATAGCTGGTCACTGAGATGGCACTCAATTTTGAAAATGGTAGTTGTTAAATACTTAGTGACTATTGAATTGTGACTTTTTTGGgacttcatttcatttaaaaaatatttttctgtagtcacagctactagggtggctgaggtgtcaggattgtttgaacccagaaggtcaaagctgcagtgagccatgagcatgtcactgcactgcattccagcctgggtggcaaagcgagaccctgtctcaaaaaatatatatatatacacatatgtatatatatacacacacacagacaaatatattttctaggtaaaccaaatataaatttattaaagatCCTAAGATTCAGAGAAATACTATACTTAATTGGAGGTCCAGGTTTTGCCTGGCAACCTGGCTCTTTAACCAGCGTAAAGGTTAATAGTGTTGCACTGCAACAGCCCCGAAGACTTCACAGTATTCACAATGCCGTTAACTGGTGACATTGAGCTAAGGGTCACATGAACACAGCTGGATGTTCATTGCAGTCTGAAGCCTTGACCGTTCCAGTCTCTACTGAACTCAGCCTAACACATAAGAGTAAAGAAACTCCAATTGAGTGTTGTTTGTTGGGAGAAAAATGGAATGAACTAAGATAAAGACAGACCAGTACACTAAAGCCTAAGCATTCCCTCTTCCCCCAACGTTAtgtttttttgaaattttgatggAAAAATATCCAGCATGGTGGAGTGGTGTTTCGAAGATGGGTTTGATCACACATACTTTGTCGTACGTATCTACCCAAGCTGTCACTATTCGCTaaagtttaaaatgttcttttcctttctccaaagTAATCTACATTCTTTTCTTCCAGCCGACCCCTTGGTGGGAAGTATTGCCACTCAGTATATGACCAACAGAGCAGAACATGACAGAATGGCCAGACAGTGGACCAAGAGATACGCTACATAAATTGGGGTTTCACAATTCTTACATTATTTGTCTGTCACAGAAGAGAGCTGCTTATGATTTTGAAGGGGTCAGGGAGGGTGGGAGTTGGTAAAGAGTAGGGTATTTCTATAACAGATATTATTCAGTCTTATTTCCTAAGATTTTGTTGTAACTTAAGGTATCTTGCTACAGTAGACAGAATTGGTAATAGCAACTTTTAAAATTGTCATTAGTTCTGCAATATTAGCTGAAATGTAGTACAGAAAAGAATGTACATTTAGACATTTGGGTTCAGTTGCTTGTAGTCTGTAAATTTAAAACAGCTTAATTTGGTACAGGTTACACATATGGCCATTTATGTAAAGTCCCTCTAAGACTACatactttttgtttaaaacaaaattggaatTTGTTTTCCCTTCTTGGAAGGGAACATTGATATTTAACAGAGTTTTTAGAGATTGTCatctcatatatataaaatggacacGTGGCTATAAAACACCATATAAGAGATGAGTAGTGCGTTTTATTTTATATGCCAATctactttgtttaaaaaaggTCTGAATCAGGACTTGTGAAAACCTGTAGTGAAATACCTTAAGCTGTTAACTAACTGTAAGGCGTGGAATAGGAGTTGCTCAGTGGATTGGTTCTATGTTGTGGACTACTTAAGTCTGCATTTGTTACTGTGCtaataaacaatattaaaaaccACCTAATAAACACTGCTGtgttcatttacttttcttttgccttttggttGCCATTCGCAGATTCTTCTGAAATCGATAGGTATCTGCTTCTAAAACAAGctaaaaataatgcatatttagTAGGTATTAGTTAGTTACCTATATTAGGATCTGTACTTTACACAGCTGTAGATGAGGTATCCTAGAAAAGGTTAAATAATCTACCCCATTTAGGCTTCAAAGACGAACCCTACTGcatctttttaaaagcattttctgaCTTGCAGATGCTGTAGTAGCAAGTACATGAGAAATGGGTTCCGTCATGGATAAATTGGTACCCTGCCTTAGGGGGCATTTTGGCAGTACATGTCCTGACCCAGCAGTTCTGTTTCTGTATGTCTCTTTCAGAGAAACTTATCTGGATACACATACATTcattacagaatttaaaaagaattggtAACTGTTTGTACTAATATAGACTAAGTTGCATTAGTAGGAAACAAAGCAAACTGGAAGgtacttatttaaaaatcattatgaaAGCATTTGTCCATCTATGTAACATGCATGGGTGGGAAGCTAGATTAATATTCAATAACCGGGGGAAAAGGGTAAGGGGGTGAGTTAgtgtctggtaatttttttttaccaaaaaatgaatttatgatGAGAAATTTTGAAGAATTATACTGTAGCAGCAATAGCTGATTTGTAAGTATCGTCTTTTATATGTAGTAGTTCTTCACTAGAGCTCATGAAAAAAGTATTCCATTTAAGATGTTACAAATTACTTGATGTTTTAATATGTTCTTTGTTGAATAGcttattttacatttcagtcaaaatagttatttcacaggtgaAACCACTAAGTAGCTTACTTCCTAccttttaaattaataaagttaCAGTCAGCCACATTGCTTGAGTCTTGCCAAAATCTTTAGAGAAACAACACAAACTCAGACATCTAAGTCAGATCAAATTAGAGCCCAATATTTTTGATACTTTTATTGTATATGACTAGTTTTCTAGAAAACTATTCCAGAAGATACAGTCTTCCTTCCAGAAAATACAGCTTTACTGTCCTTAAGTGCCTAATCATTTTCAAGAGGAGGAGCAAACAGTTTGCCCTCAAGTATCTGGTCTATCAACAGGGGTCTGGCTAAGGAAAAAACGGCCTTAGAGCGTGATGAACCTACTTAACACTACCTGGTACCTCAACTCATGCTAAACATTCTAATTTGAGCAAAGCTAAATCATGGGTCTTAGTCTGTTTAGCAAAATCTCCACAAGATGAAATTTAGCTTACTACCCCAAACTGTTCAATGTTTTGGGTCCAATTTagacacaaaaaaatgttttataatcctaGACATTAGAttaatgaactttttaaaaacaaagtcatgTTTGGGCTTAGAAGTTTGCATAATGTTACACAGAATGATTATGATATCTTCCGAAACAGCTTGGGGTTGGGGGGAAGTTACACATAGGTGCATTTGCATAACTATCCAAACTATTTTACTGTTTTCACAAGTACAACATAAATAACAAAGGTGCTAATTTCAAAGACAGGTTTCAAACAATGAGAAtaagaatatattatttcatatcaGGCAATAATAACCTTAGCCCAAATACTTTTAACATCTAAAGTGCATTAATTGACTTCCTTAGGAATTTTCCTAAGGACCAAAGGTAGATACAAATGGCCTATTTTAAATAGTAATATTACTCCATGTTCACAGACACTTAAAGGCAATCACTATTCAACATACAATTGTGGAAATTACTGATTTTTAGTTCTCAGAATTAGAGTTCCCTTTGTTTTTCCTCCCAGGCAAAGGAAAGCTTGATTTGCTCTGGGGTTGAGAAAGTTTACTGGCTAATAAAGTGAATGGTTCAATCAGAGTTTTCCGATCTGTAACAGTCACCTCCCACAGTCTTACTTTCTCACTTTTTGCCCACTGCTGTGCCACTTCAGCGTCCACTTGTCTCTGCTCAGAAAGGTCGATTTTGTTTCCTAATACCACAATTGCTACCTGAAAGAAAACGGATTGAAAAGATCATACTAGTACTTTGCCAACATCAGTTCCTGGGCAAAATGGAGACATAAGGAAAATTGTTCCACTTAACAAACCTGCTTCATTAAACTGATTCTCAAGTGTGACTGGATATTAGGATTTCACCTTACTCCTTAatgcatttttgttaaaaatggagATGCTcggccgggcgtgctggctcatgcctatattcccagcactttgggaggccgaggctcgtggatctcttgaggtcaggagttcaagaccaccctggccaacacggtgaaaccccatctctactgaaaataaaaaaattagccaggcgtagtggtgtgcgcctgtacttgggaggctgcggcaggagaatcgctggaacccgggaggcagagagggtgcagtaagccgagatggcgccactgcactccagcctgggtgactgtgcaagactccatctcaaaaaaaaaaaaaaaaaaaaaaaatgcagatgctCTGTAGTTTgctaactgtaaaaaaaaaaaaattagctcaggtATGAATGGAAGATGGACTTGGGAAATTGGCATCTAGGATACAGACTGGTTTCAATGAGTCTGCATTTCAGTTTGGCTACACTTGATGTATGAGAGATTTGCAACATAGTACTTCAAAACAAGACAGCTGGAGCTGTGGGAGTTCTGTATCCATGAGAACAGGAATTGTTGTGttcacattattcacaatactaAAAAGGTGACTGCTAAGTGTCTGTTAAATGTAtgggccaaaaacaaaaaaagtatgtgCCAATAGGAACATTTTACACGAATGCTTACTATACACCAGACACTGCGCGTGACAGAATACAGCAGTCAAAGCTCGGGGAGGAGAAGAGACCCCAAACCAGATTTTCAGATAGTGCCCGTAAAGATTACACAAGACGATGTGACAGTAGACAATGGGCAGCAAGAACTGtcaaaggcctctctgaggagcaGCAGTGAACTCATCAGATCTtggaaccactactgtcttcctTCCTGTCTGTACATTGAGCTTGAGCTCCCTGTGCTCCAGTAAGGCCATGCCTTGCTGGCAGGATGAAAGTGGGCCAGAGCTCCAGTTTTCTAGGGGAATCACATACTCTATCTCATCTTTCAAGCCCTCCTGTCATTCTTCATCACCCAGGGTTTCATCTTCATGTATCTCCCCCTACTGTGacctccatctccctctcctcccaaCTGCAGAAACTCGTTCACTTTACCCCTTAGAATTCAGCAAGACTAACCcccactgcatcctccacctctgcGTCCTCCACCTCTGCTTTGAATGTTCCTTCACCTTTCCTAGTTGCCTTGCAGTCCTGCTTCCTCTATCACTCCCCTCCTACCACTACCACAAGGTTGGGGTAAGATGTCCTCCTTGTCCCTCAGTGCTACCTCCAATGGTGTCCTTCTCTAAAACCCCTGCAGAAAGCTGATGCTATCAGTCTGTTGTACCTACTAATCCCAGGCCGGCCCCCCAACTGCTCCTCATCACAGAGCTGACTCATGGTCAACCTGCTCTCGCCGTTACTCTGGTCATAATTCTTAGTGATTTCACTGGCCACGTAGATGCTGCTTCCAGTAACCTGGTCTCTTATTCTTTGACTTCTCCAATGGTCTCATCATCCTTACCTCAGCCATTCACCACTCCCGTGGTCATATCCTAgaccttgttttgtttgttttttttaaagagacagggtctctctgtgtcacccaggatggagtgcaatggcttgatcatagctggttgcagccttgatcttctgggctcaagcgatcgtgatcctcctcctcagcctgcccagctatttttttaatttttagagatggggtcttactttaTTGCtggagctggtctcaaactccttgcttcaagcaatcctcctgcctcagctccgcaaagtgctgggattacaggcgtgaactaccacaTCCAGCCTAGACCTTGACATTGTAACTGCTCTCTATGATCTCAGTTCCAGGCATCCCACTCTGACTCCTGCCTTCCCAGTCATGCCTAATGCCCCCATTGCAAGAATTCCAAACACCACAAGGACGTACAACCTACTGGCTCTACTACCTTTATCATTGTCCTTCCACCCCACTCATGTCCTTAATTCCTCCCTACCCAGcttagattatttttattcactCCCTTGCCCCCATTATCCCACCATATTCACCCGGCAAAACCCCTCCCTTGTTAAATTTAACTATTAACCAGACTCTGTGCCTACACCATTTAGCTGAATATGGCTGGAGAAAAACATACAACCCTGCTGGCCCAGATCATACCACTGATCTCAAATGAACTGATGTTCTCCGGcaaatgtattacattttctcCATTTACTCTGTAATGAGATATCGCATACCTTTGGTGCCCTTCTACAAGTTCCAGtatctcctcttccttccccacttTCCTTTCACCTGATGACCATATTGTTTCAGTAAGATACGCAATTAGAAGAGaatttcagccaggcacggtgactcacacctgtaatcccgtactttgggaggtggaggtgggtggatcatgaggtcaggagattgagaccatcctggctaacacggtgaaaccctatctctactaaaaatacaaaaaaaatagccgggcatggtggcgggcgcctgtagtcccagctacttgggaggctgaggcaggagaatggcatgaacccgagaggcagagcttgcagtgagccgagatcatgccactgcactccagcctgggagatggagcaagactccatctcaaaaaaaaaaaaaaaaaaaaaacttccacatTCTTCCGCCACCACATCTAACAACCTACCATCTTCCAAGCCCATTTGCTCTGCCTTAAAACCCATCCTCCTTCACCCGGACAAGGGTGTCACTCCAGCACTTAGTCCCCTCATCATCAATTTTCTCCCATTAGCATACAAACACAATCTTATCTAAATAAAACaaacggccgggcatggtggctaatgcctgtaatcccagcactttgggaggcccaggtgggtggatcacctgaggtcagtagtttgagaccagcctgtccaacatggtgaaaccctgtcgtctaaaaatacaaaaattagccaggtgtggtggtgaacgcctgtaatcccagctactcgggaggctgaggcaggaaaatcgcttgaacctgggaggcggaggttgctgtgggctgagatcatgccactgcactctagcgtgggcaatagcaagactccatctcaaaaaaaacaaggaTGATACATCTATAGCCACAGGATGAATATTATACATTagttaccaagaaaaaaaaacaggggtgggtggatgggtgtggtggctcacacctgtaatcccaacagtgtgggaggctgaggaaggaggactgtttgagaccaggagttcaagactagcctgaacaacataaCAACACCtgtctctacaattaaaaaaaaaaaaaatctgggtacTGATATGGAAACAACTCCAAGATATGTTACATGAAAAACAGAAGGTACAGGATAGTATGCCACCTGGtgtgagaaagggaaaaaaggctaggcacacggtggctcacactcataatcccagcactttgggaggccgaggcaggaggatcacttgaagccaggagttgggagaccagcctgggcaacagagcaagaccttgtctttgcaaaaaaataaaaataaaaattaggcaagCATGGTGAtgtactcctgtagtcccagctactcaggagactgaggcaggaggtcactggagcctgggagtttTAGGCTGCAATCATGCCATAGCTctcaagtctgggcaacagagcaagaccctgtctgaaatagggaaaaaaaaaaaggaggaaaaatatttttaatgtatactcCTATTTGCTTGCATTTATATAAAGAAACTCTGGATGACTGCCCCAAAACTAATAaaggggtaaaatattttaaaaagcatgcttAATGTACAGGATCTTGGTGGTTGAGGACAGCTGTGGGAACCAGACTGAACACAGTCCTTTTTACATATGATTGTCATTTTTGAACCATGTGCAAACAttacttattcaattttttaaaaccaaacatgaaaataaataaatgcaacttAAGCCATATCATGTCATTCCTTTGCCCCAAACCAGTGCTTTCTGATCTCACTAAAAGTGAAAGGCAAAGTGCCCCCATCACCTACAACACACCTCCTAGCCCACTCTGGCTTCACTGCCGATTCCTGAACATGGCAAGCAAATTCCGACCTCAGATCCTCGGTACTAGCTATTCCCTCCACCTGGAGCACTCTTCCTTCCAGACATCAGCTTTGTTCCCTCCCTCCTTACCTCCTTCAAATATCTGCTAAAGTCACCCTACAGAAAATAGCACCCTCATTCCCCATTCTGCTTTTCCACATAGCATCACTCATtgtaatgtattaaatatatttatttactgtcTCTCTCACTCCCAAAATAGAAGCTTTATTGGGATATGGACTGTTTTGTTCTCTACCACATTCCCTgtacctagaacaatgcctggcacatagtagttgctAAATAAGCATTCACGGAATTAATACGATTATGGGGATTGAAGAAGCATATGAGGAAGTTACTATTATTctccttttacagataaggaaactgaagcagaaaAGCTGAGAAGCAAAGCCAAGATTTAAGTATCTAGTACGTGAGTGTTCATTGACCTTTCAACTTTTGTGGGGCAGAGAGGGGTCTCTGGAGGATACCCAAGTAAATAATTACAGCATTTGCCTGTTTCGGTGGGAAAGATGGGAAATACGGGGGAGAGGAGCTTTCATGACTTCTTACATCTTTTCAAAACCTTGTGAATATGTTATCTATTCATAAAGTAAATTagtattctaaataaaatatcaataaccCAGATGTCCTACAACAGATAAATGGTTAAAAAGAGTTTGGTacgtaccatggaatactactcaccaagaaaaagaaatgaactactgaTCCATGCAGTgacttggatgaatctccagaggATATGTGAGTaaaaaaagccaatcccaaaagattacatattgtatgattttttttttttttttccgagacagagtcttgctctgtcacccaggctggagtgcaatggcatgatctcagctcactgcaacctctgcctcccgggtttcaagcgattctcctgcctcggcctcctgagtagctgggattacaggcgtgtgctaccacgccaggctaatttttgtatttttttagtagagacggggttccaccatgttggtcaagctggactcgaactcctgacctcgtgatctgcccacctcggcctcccaaaatgctgggattacaggtgtgaatcactgcacctggcctgtatgatttcttttatatcaggggtccccaacccctaggTCATGCGCTGGTACCAGTCCagggcctgttaggaaccgggccacacaacaggaggtgagcagggagcaagcaagcattaccacctgagctccgcctcctgtcacaTCAGTGGCATGAGGTTCTCACAGGAGCTGGAGAATCaaattgtgaactgcacatgtgagggatctaggttgcatgctctttttgagaatctaatgcctgatgatctgaggtggaacagcttCATCCCCAAACCACCCCATctccatctgtggaaaaattgtcatccacaaaaccggtccctggtgccaaaaagactGGGGACCACTGATTTATATAACAATCTTGAAATGACACAATTATAAAAATGGAGATCAGATGAGTGGTTACCAAGGGTTAAGGTGGGGGTGAAGATGGGAGGGAAGTGGGGCAGCTATAAAAGAGTAACATGAAGgatctttgtggtgatggaaacGTTCTGTGTCTTGACTGAATCAACACAAATACGGTGGTTATGATGTACTAGAGTTTTGAAGATGGTACCACTGGGGCAAACTGGGTAAGGGATCTCTCTCTGTTACTTCTTAAAACTGCATGTGACTCTAtaattgtctcaaaataaaaagcttaacaaaaaatatgcaaaaatctaAGTTAAGAACATCTAGCCagtactttttgttgttgctgtttgttttgttttttgttttttttctaccaTCTAGCCAGTACTGTTAATCAGTATATTATCTGGTTTCCTAGACAATGAAGAGTCCGCCACGTGAAGATCTGGAGAAAGATTTGAGATAAGAGAGTTCCAGACAGGGAAACAAGCAATTGAGAAAGCTtaataggaaaacaaaactatcatgttgaaaaaacagaaagtagactgGTGTCACTGGAGTATAGTGAGAGACAGGCAGATAATAAAGATGAGATGAAAAGGACAGGCATGGGCCAGGTAATCTAAATCTTTACAGACCACTGTAAGGCATATGAATCTTATGTTTAAGTGGTATATGGGTAGAATCCAATAAttattaggtttctttttttggtaaGCCTGAAGACAAGAATCCTATGTACCCAAGGAGATAATAAAAAGCCCAAggagggcaggcatggtggctcatgcctgtaatctcagcactttgggaggccgaagcaggcggatcacaaagtcaggagatcgagaccatcctggctaacacggtgaaaccctgtttctactaaaaatacaaaaaattactgggcctggtagcacacgcctgtagtcccagctactcaggaggctgaggcagcagaatcccttgaacctgggagttggaggttgcagtgagccaagatcgtgccactgcactccagcctgggtgaaagagagagactcagtctcaaaaaaaacaaaaacaaaaacccaaggaAACAGCAATACCAAAGAACATAAAATGAATTATGTAGTACTTGAGATAAGAAGTCATTAAAATTCAACTTGTAGATGGTAACAAGCAAAAGGCAGAAAGTCAAATTCTGGTCCTAACTAAATTCAGTCAGACCTGTATTTCTtgggttaagaaaaaaattctaggccaggcagagcggctcacacgtgtaatcccagcactttgggaggccaaggccggcaaagcacttgaggttaggagttcaagaccagcctggccaacgcggtaataccctgtctccactaaaaatataaaaattagccgggcatagtggcacactcctgtattcccagctacttgggaggctgaggcaggagaatcgcttgtacccgggaggcggaggttgcagtgagccaagatcgcatcattgcactttCAACTcttgcctgggagacagagcgagactccgtctcaaaaaaaaaaaaaaaagaaaaagaaaaagaaaagaaaaaaattgtaaaggttTTACAGATACTAAGAATATACTGTAATGATCTGAAAATAAACTACCCAA is drawn from Homo sapiens chromosome 3, GRCh38.p14 Primary Assembly and contains these coding sequences:
- the NKIRAS1 gene encoding NF-kappa-B inhibitor-interacting Ras-like protein 1 isoform 2 (isoform 2 is encoded by transcript variant 17), with amino-acid sequence MEDCETMEDVYMASVETDRGVKEQLHLYDTRGLQEGVELPKHYFSFADGFVLVYSVNNLESFQRVELLKKEIDKFKDKKEVAIVVLGNKIDLSEQRQVDAEVAQQWAKSEKVRLWEVTVTDRKTLIEPFTLLASKLSQPQSKSSFPLPGRKNKGNSNSEN